From Haloarcula sp. CBA1127, a single genomic window includes:
- a CDS encoding ABC transporter permease — translation MAVVDLPFRDGYVSSIIYVSLYVSVIAVTLSTLFSLPIAVVMGFSDFPGKQFVKSVINTGMGFPSVVVGLLVLFTVSNQGPLGDLELIFTKEAMIMSQFVLATPPITAISLAAISGVDDNVQDAAHVLGGTRLDVALVVLKEARYGIATAVLAGFGRAISEVGSVLIVGGNITSARGISKTRTLTTAIQLEARQGQYETAMILGAVLVTLVLTVNAIVIRLGDQGVQR, via the coding sequence ATGGCCGTCGTCGACCTTCCGTTCCGGGACGGCTACGTGTCGAGCATCATTTACGTTTCGCTGTACGTGAGCGTCATCGCCGTGACACTGAGCACGCTGTTCAGCCTCCCGATCGCCGTGGTGATGGGGTTTTCTGACTTTCCCGGCAAGCAGTTCGTGAAGTCAGTCATCAACACTGGGATGGGGTTTCCAAGCGTGGTCGTCGGTCTTCTCGTCCTGTTTACCGTCTCGAACCAGGGACCGCTGGGGGACCTAGAGCTGATATTCACCAAGGAGGCGATGATCATGTCTCAGTTCGTCCTGGCAACACCGCCGATTACGGCGATCAGTCTCGCGGCTATCAGTGGCGTCGACGACAACGTCCAAGACGCCGCGCACGTCCTCGGTGGAACACGCCTCGACGTGGCGCTAGTCGTGCTCAAAGAAGCCCGATACGGCATCGCGACAGCGGTGCTTGCGGGCTTTGGCCGTGCCATCAGCGAAGTCGGGTCCGTGCTCATCGTCGGCGGGAACATCACGAGCGCACGCGGCATCTCGAAGACGCGGACGCTAACGACCGCGATTCAACTCGAAGCCCGACAGGGACAGTACGAGACGGCGATGATTCTCGGGGCCGTGCTGGTCACGCTCGTGTTGACGGTCAACGCTATCGTCATCCGACTGGGCGACCAGGGGGTGCAGCGATAA
- the purS gene encoding phosphoribosylformylglycinamidine synthase subunit PurS, producing MTAFTATVTVRLKRGVLDPEAETTQRSLERLGFDLNDLRSADVFELDLDADSADDAAERAEEMAERLLANPTIHDYDVEVTETE from the coding sequence ATGACTGCCTTTACCGCGACCGTCACCGTCCGGCTCAAGCGGGGCGTCCTCGACCCCGAGGCCGAGACGACACAGCGCTCACTAGAACGGCTCGGTTTCGATCTGAACGATCTCCGCTCGGCAGACGTGTTCGAGCTGGATCTCGACGCCGACAGCGCCGACGACGCGGCCGAGCGCGCCGAGGAGATGGCCGAGCGGCTTCTGGCGAACCCGACCATCCACGACTACGACGTCGAGGTGACCGAGACAGAATGA
- a CDS encoding phosphate ABC transporter ATP-binding protein: MLDVTAVSHAYGDDDVFRDLSIGIEPGEVVAVIGPSGVGKTTLLRLLAFSLEPDEGTIAFDDTDVWAVDEATRLSLRRRIGMVFQEASLFDAPVARNVEYGLRIRRSWTARLQRELQSIVRSNGTAEAVHEALDVVGLTEKMDQHADSLSGGEAQRVSFARALAYDPDLLLLDEPTSDLDPRNTAVIEDAIAEARNRGIGVVVATHDMHQAERVADRVAVLLDEQITEIAPTEVIFQNPSDHRTQKFISGELVY; this comes from the coding sequence ATGCTCGATGTCACGGCCGTATCACACGCCTACGGAGATGACGACGTGTTCCGGGACCTCTCAATCGGGATCGAACCCGGCGAGGTCGTTGCCGTCATCGGCCCGTCCGGCGTCGGGAAGACGACGCTGCTCCGACTGCTTGCGTTCTCACTGGAACCGGACGAGGGAACCATCGCCTTCGACGACACGGACGTGTGGGCCGTCGACGAAGCGACACGGCTCTCGCTGCGTCGGCGTATCGGCATGGTGTTTCAGGAAGCGAGTCTGTTCGACGCGCCGGTCGCTCGCAACGTCGAATACGGGCTTCGAATCCGCAGGTCGTGGACAGCCAGACTGCAGCGCGAACTACAGTCCATAGTTCGCTCGAACGGCACCGCGGAGGCCGTTCACGAGGCCCTCGACGTTGTCGGGCTGACCGAGAAGATGGACCAGCACGCGGACTCGCTCTCGGGCGGCGAGGCCCAGCGGGTGTCGTTCGCCCGCGCGCTGGCCTACGACCCGGACCTGCTGTTACTCGACGAACCGACATCGGATCTGGACCCACGGAACACTGCCGTTATCGAGGACGCGATTGCCGAGGCCCGGAACCGGGGTATCGGTGTCGTGGTGGCGACACACGACATGCATCAGGCGGAGCGGGTCGCAGACCGGGTTGCAGTGCTACTCGACGAGCAAATAACTGAAATAGCCCCGACAGAAGTGATTTTCCAGAACCCATCGGACCACCGCACCCAGAAGTTCATCTCCGGAGAACTGGTCTACTGA
- a CDS encoding substrate-binding domain-containing protein, whose translation MPIQRREFIAAIGTSALATTAGCAQSGEGSGQTEAGTETGGGGQPGVAGETLTLTTTTSTYDTGLLDEIHPDFEDMYGVSVDAVAQGTGAALESARNGDSDIVMVHARGLEDEFMRNGYGVNRRDLMFNDFVIVGPEDDPAGIQGMGSATDALTTIAESEAQFVSRGDNSGTHTKELNLWEAAGTEPGGDWYQETGTGMGEALNIANQQGAYTLSDRGTYISQRSEIDLVILVQGPIEDGPEILANPYGIMAVNPGVHDNANYDLAMAYIGWITSPGTQDAIANYQVNGEQLFFPEAVSENPDFQQYVPEGWSSDSDE comes from the coding sequence ATGCCGATACAACGACGAGAGTTCATTGCGGCGATAGGGACAAGCGCGTTAGCAACTACCGCCGGGTGTGCGCAGTCCGGGGAAGGTAGCGGCCAGACCGAAGCGGGAACGGAAACGGGGGGCGGCGGTCAGCCAGGGGTGGCCGGCGAAACTCTGACGCTTACGACAACGACGAGTACGTACGACACAGGCCTGCTAGACGAGATCCACCCCGACTTCGAGGATATGTACGGCGTGTCGGTCGACGCAGTCGCACAGGGGACCGGTGCAGCCCTCGAATCAGCCCGCAACGGTGACTCGGACATCGTGATGGTCCACGCCCGCGGCCTCGAAGACGAGTTCATGCGCAACGGATACGGCGTCAACCGCCGGGACCTGATGTTCAACGACTTCGTCATCGTCGGCCCCGAAGACGACCCGGCAGGGATTCAGGGCATGGGTTCGGCGACCGATGCACTGACAACTATCGCCGAGTCGGAGGCCCAGTTCGTCTCACGCGGGGACAACTCCGGCACCCACACCAAGGAACTCAACCTCTGGGAGGCCGCGGGAACCGAGCCGGGCGGCGACTGGTATCAGGAGACCGGGACCGGCATGGGCGAGGCACTGAACATCGCCAACCAGCAGGGCGCGTACACGCTCTCGGACCGCGGGACGTACATCTCCCAGCGCTCGGAGATCGACCTCGTCATTCTGGTGCAGGGGCCGATAGAGGACGGGCCGGAAATCCTCGCGAACCCCTACGGGATTATGGCGGTCAATCCCGGCGTCCACGACAACGCGAACTACGACCTGGCGATGGCATACATCGGCTGGATCACCAGCCCCGGCACCCAGGACGCGATTGCGAACTATCAGGTCAACGGGGAACAGCTGTTCTTCCCGGAAGCCGTCTCCGAAAACCCCGACTTCCAGCAGTACGTTCCGGAAGGGTGGAGTAGCGACTCGGACGAGTAA
- the purQ gene encoding phosphoribosylformylglycinamidine synthase I, whose protein sequence is MTIAVIQFGGSNCDRDAVQALESLDFDAELVWHEDGLPKNIEGVVLPGGFSYGDYLRAGAMAARSPIMAEIREAASEGTPVLGICNGAQIGCESSLTPGAFTTNESARFQCEHVHLRVENADTPWTSQYEDGEVVELPIAHGEGRYEITDERLDELEAEDRILFKYCDEDGTVTPEANPNGSKHSVAGVIGEDEHVAVMMPHPERATLSDLGRTDGRGVLTGFAD, encoded by the coding sequence GTGACGATTGCCGTCATCCAGTTCGGCGGGTCGAACTGCGACCGGGACGCCGTCCAGGCCCTGGAATCACTGGACTTCGACGCCGAACTCGTCTGGCACGAGGACGGACTTCCCAAAAATATCGAGGGCGTCGTCCTCCCCGGCGGCTTCTCCTACGGCGATTACCTCCGTGCCGGCGCGATGGCCGCCCGCTCGCCAATCATGGCCGAAATCCGCGAAGCCGCGAGCGAGGGAACGCCGGTACTCGGCATCTGCAACGGCGCACAGATCGGCTGTGAGTCGTCGCTGACTCCCGGCGCGTTCACGACCAACGAGAGCGCCCGCTTCCAGTGTGAGCACGTCCACCTGCGCGTCGAGAACGCCGACACGCCCTGGACCAGCCAGTACGAGGACGGCGAGGTCGTCGAACTCCCGATCGCTCACGGCGAGGGTCGCTACGAGATCACTGACGAGCGTCTGGACGAACTCGAAGCCGAGGACCGGATCCTGTTCAAGTACTGTGACGAGGACGGGACTGTCACACCCGAGGCGAACCCGAACGGCTCAAAGCACAGCGTGGCCGGCGTCATCGGCGAAGACGAACACGTCGCCGTCATGATGCCCCACCCGGAGCGGGCGACACTGTCGGACCTCGGTCGGACCGACGGCCGCGGCGTTCTCACGGGCTTCGCTGACTAA
- a CDS encoding GAF domain-containing protein, translating into MSDSPTVLCVQSDADERAETAGALADAGLAVEGVGSLDTLTAALDRSVDCVVTAFDLPDGDGFDVVDTVRAVNPACVVTLYTEHAPSDLPRGGPEQVVEYVPRTVPESRERLADVAAMAAAEVTQAAYPVPETETERLAAVQRYDVDQLAAIDAFGRLTALMASHFDIDVAFVGLMDEHEERFVACEGANWRTLAREDTICTHTILSDETMVVEDTHEDPRFAEVDALKRLNIRSYAGVRITDKQGNAIGAVCCTDGGPRRYTQTELDDLQRFADEVEEQLLLRRRLQGDH; encoded by the coding sequence ATGAGTGATTCGCCGACCGTTCTCTGTGTCCAGTCGGACGCCGACGAGCGCGCCGAGACAGCCGGCGCGCTTGCCGACGCCGGACTGGCTGTCGAGGGAGTTGGGTCCCTCGATACGTTGACCGCAGCACTTGACCGGTCGGTCGACTGCGTTGTGACGGCCTTCGATCTTCCAGACGGGGACGGGTTCGACGTGGTAGACACGGTCCGTGCAGTGAACCCGGCCTGTGTTGTGACTCTCTATACGGAACACGCACCGTCGGACCTCCCCCGCGGCGGGCCCGAACAGGTCGTCGAATACGTGCCGCGGACGGTTCCAGAGTCCCGGGAGCGGCTTGCAGATGTGGCTGCCATGGCTGCCGCCGAGGTAACGCAGGCGGCCTACCCGGTTCCGGAGACCGAGACGGAGCGGCTGGCCGCAGTCCAGCGGTACGATGTCGACCAGTTGGCGGCAATCGACGCGTTCGGCCGGCTGACGGCGCTGATGGCCAGTCACTTCGACATCGACGTGGCCTTTGTCGGCCTCATGGACGAACACGAGGAGCGGTTCGTGGCGTGTGAAGGAGCCAACTGGCGGACCCTCGCCCGCGAGGACACCATCTGCACCCATACGATTCTCTCGGACGAGACGATGGTCGTCGAAGACACCCACGAAGACCCCCGCTTCGCCGAGGTCGATGCACTGAAACGGCTCAATATCAGGTCCTACGCCGGCGTCCGAATCACGGACAAGCAAGGGAATGCGATCGGTGCCGTCTGTTGCACCGACGGCGGACCGCGGCGTTACACGCAGACCGAACTAGACGACCTTCAGCGGTTCGCTGACGAGGTCGAGGAACAACTGCTGTTGCGACGCCGGCTGCAGGGGGATCACTGA